In a single window of the Deinococcus aetherius genome:
- a CDS encoding ABC transporter permease produces MKWSDLWTLAWRGLSRRPVRTLLTALGITVAVASMVVFLSLGEGIRKVFTAELGGIGPDVQVSLSGFTQGFAPQPNLPQAVVGDIQKLSGELGITTVTPVVMTVRSSLDVSQSVVLYGLPAAQGVGAVFPKVTPALGRTLTPADEGRGVAVVGAKAAQNLRLKPGSVLNLNRRNRVQVVGVLAPESGLVDNFIFLPLSTLQRAEGAQGRVSLVALKLANPRDARAVATTLGERLNVEAQTQSDFLSFVDRALRISDAVRFGISLIALIVGGLAVANTVMMGVFERTREFGTLRAIGARPAFVRALVLTESLLLALAGGVGGLLLGLGGIWAVNLYTQNLAGIDAAALTPRLTALALGISLLLGLLSGLLPARGAGRLSITEALGRV; encoded by the coding sequence GTGAAGTGGTCGGATCTCTGGACGCTCGCGTGGCGGGGCTTATCTCGCCGCCCGGTGCGCACGCTCCTCACCGCGCTCGGCATCACCGTGGCGGTGGCGAGCATGGTGGTCTTTCTCTCCCTCGGCGAGGGGATCCGCAAGGTCTTCACGGCGGAACTCGGCGGCATCGGGCCCGACGTGCAGGTCAGCCTCAGCGGCTTTACCCAGGGCTTCGCGCCCCAGCCCAACCTCCCCCAGGCGGTCGTGGGGGACATCCAGAAGCTCTCGGGCGAACTGGGCATCACCACCGTCACGCCCGTCGTGATGACGGTGCGCAGCAGCCTCGACGTGTCGCAGAGCGTGGTGCTGTACGGCCTCCCGGCGGCGCAGGGGGTGGGGGCGGTCTTTCCCAAGGTCACCCCGGCCCTGGGGCGCACCCTCACCCCGGCGGACGAGGGGCGGGGCGTGGCGGTCGTCGGGGCGAAGGCGGCGCAGAACCTCCGGCTGAAGCCGGGCTCGGTCCTCAACCTCAACCGCCGCAACCGGGTTCAGGTCGTCGGGGTCCTCGCGCCCGAGTCGGGGCTGGTGGACAACTTCATCTTCCTGCCGCTCTCGACCCTGCAACGGGCGGAGGGGGCGCAGGGGCGGGTGTCGCTGGTGGCCCTCAAGCTGGCGAACCCGCGCGACGCCCGCGCGGTGGCGACCACGCTGGGCGAGCGGCTGAACGTGGAGGCGCAGACGCAGTCGGATTTCCTCTCGTTCGTGGACCGAGCCCTCAGGATCAGCGACGCGGTGCGCTTCGGCATCTCGCTGATCGCCCTGATCGTGGGCGGATTGGCGGTGGCGAACACGGTGATGATGGGTGTCTTCGAGCGCACCCGCGAGTTCGGCACCCTGCGCGCCATCGGGGCGCGGCCCGCCTTCGTGCGGGCGCTGGTGCTCACCGAGTCGCTGCTCCTCGCGCTCGCGGGCGGGGTGGGCGGCCTGCTGCTGGGGCTGGGGGGCATCTGGGCGGTGAACCTCTACACCCAGAACCTCGCCGGGATCGACGCGGCGGCGCTGACCCCCCGGCTGACCGCGCTCGCGCTGGGGATCAGCCTGCTGCTCGGCCTGCTCTCCGGCCTCCTCCCGGCGCGGGGCGCGGGGCGCCTGAGCATCACCGAGGCGCTGGGGCGGGTGTGA
- a CDS encoding ABC transporter ATP-binding protein, with protein sequence MIALPSPAVSVLAALDLSRVYPSGEGTVTALAPFTHAFPPGLTAVVGPSGSGKSTLLGLLAGFDTPTTGRVIVDGTDLHALSEAARADFRLANYGFVFQNHNLVTILTALENVEFPLALAGVPPRERRERARALLGEVGLGSRAGHLPSQLSGGEAQRVAVARALARDPRVILADEPTGNLDSRTGERVLDLLLASARAGRTVVLITHDRDVAALADHTLRVRDGVVTPQG encoded by the coding sequence ATGATCGCGCTTCCCTCCCCCGCCGTGTCCGTCCTCGCGGCCCTGGACCTGTCGCGCGTCTACCCCAGCGGGGAGGGCACGGTGACGGCCCTGGCCCCCTTCACCCACGCCTTCCCGCCCGGCCTGACGGCGGTGGTGGGGCCCAGCGGCAGCGGGAAGAGCACCCTGCTGGGCCTCCTCGCGGGCTTCGACACCCCGACCACGGGCCGGGTGATCGTGGACGGCACCGACCTGCACGCCCTCTCGGAGGCGGCGCGGGCCGACTTCCGGCTGGCGAATTACGGCTTCGTCTTCCAGAACCATAACCTCGTGACCATCCTGACCGCGCTGGAGAACGTGGAGTTCCCGCTCGCGCTGGCGGGCGTGCCCCCCCGGGAGCGGCGCGAGCGGGCGCGGGCGCTGCTGGGCGAGGTGGGGCTGGGGTCGCGCGCCGGGCACCTGCCCTCCCAGCTCTCGGGCGGCGAGGCGCAGCGGGTGGCCGTGGCCCGCGCCCTGGCCCGCGACCCGCGCGTGATCCTCGCGGACGAGCCCACCGGCAACCTCGACAGCCGCACCGGGGAGCGGGTCCTCGACCTCCTCCTCGCCTCCGCGCGGGCAGGCCGCACCGTCGTCCTGATTACCCACGACCGGGACGTGGCAGCCCTGGCCGACCACACGCTGCGGGTGCGGGACGGGGTGGTCACGCCTCAGGGCTGA